One Penaeus vannamei isolate JL-2024 chromosome 27, ASM4276789v1, whole genome shotgun sequence genomic window carries:
- the LOC113817303 gene encoding uncharacterized protein, with translation MATQGITFAALLLALAALTHAADTTDKNDARLLFEDANKSVTIGVDSIFYIGVIAVGLLLVASFLGLFGTTAKVAQPYEYVSATAYGAAPAYDEKSTFKVHQVIEDAINKFQ, from the exons ATGGCTACTCAGG GAATCACCTtcgccgccctcctcctcgccctggcCGCCCTCACGCACGCAGCCGACACCACCGACAAAAACGACGCACGACTTCTCTTCGAAGACGCCAACAAATCCGTCACCATAGGCGTCGATTCCATCTTCTACATCGGGGTCATCGCCGTCGGCCTGCTCTTGGTCGCGTCTTTCCTGGGGCTCTTCGGGACAACGGCCAAGGTTGCTCAGCCCTACGAATACGTCTCCGCTAC TGCTTACGGTGCAGCCCCAGCCTACGATGAGAAGAGCACCTTCAAAGTGCACCAAGTTATTGAAGACGCCATCAACAAGTTCCAGTAG